Proteins from a single region of Butyrivibrio fibrisolvens:
- the asnB gene encoding asparagine synthase (glutamine-hydrolyzing), which translates to MCGICGYLSRKRISEDELRIMNDTMIHRGPNDNGVEIYDGPDGYSIGMAQRRLSIVDLSPLGHQPMHSADKRVTVVFNGEIYNFLELKKELTGYPFKSTCDTEVIIAAYLKWGIQFTDHIHGMFAIALYDRETEDFYLIRDRIGKKPLYYWVDGDNLVYASELKPIMKCPGFEGKIRREVISRYLYQQYINAPDSIFEDVYKLEPGAVLKFSKGKRQIWKYWDIRKAYEENSKNPVTSYDQAKSELKDLLKKAVADRMIADVPLGTFLSGGFDSSLITALAQDNSTEPVKTFSIGFNEKNYNEAEFAKAVAAHLGTDHTELYIDEKEMFDQIEDMAKYYDEPFADSSQIPSMLVSKLARQKVTVALSGDGGDEFFCGYNIYADLALARKLDLLGNIAYGVGQIPLGSGTKLLDKYPFKVRVIAENHNKETKSQLSSEGYVRAAMAFMNNEEGLPCKYPVESSYPGSNWQIKRMLLDMDTYLPGDILCKMDRASMKYSLENRCPIMDTAVMEYSFRIPHEYKYFKGDKKHILKDIAYDYIPRDLLDRPKVGFGVPLDKWMRGPLKEKLLSYASSDYLKKQGLFDPAYVNKFIGDYLTNGDGGRASGRNYSGIAWSFFVFQQWYQYFGL; encoded by the coding sequence ATGTGCGGAATTTGCGGATATTTATCAAGAAAAAGAATAAGTGAAGATGAGCTTCGTATCATGAACGATACGATGATACATCGTGGCCCCAATGATAATGGAGTAGAGATATACGATGGTCCTGACGGATACAGTATCGGTATGGCTCAGCGAAGGCTGTCCATTGTCGACCTGTCTCCCCTTGGTCATCAGCCCATGCACTCCGCAGATAAGAGAGTAACAGTCGTATTCAACGGCGAAATATATAACTTTCTTGAGCTCAAAAAAGAGCTTACAGGTTATCCCTTTAAATCAACCTGCGATACTGAAGTAATAATAGCAGCATATCTTAAATGGGGTATACAGTTTACAGACCATATCCATGGCATGTTTGCCATCGCCCTTTATGACAGAGAGACAGAAGATTTTTATCTCATAAGAGACAGAATAGGCAAAAAGCCTCTTTATTACTGGGTAGATGGAGACAACCTTGTATATGCTTCAGAGCTTAAGCCTATCATGAAATGCCCCGGCTTTGAAGGAAAGATAAGACGTGAAGTTATTTCAAGATACCTTTACCAGCAGTATATAAATGCTCCTGACAGTATATTTGAAGATGTATATAAATTAGAGCCCGGTGCTGTTCTTAAGTTTTCAAAAGGAAAGAGACAGATCTGGAAATACTGGGATATACGAAAAGCTTATGAGGAGAACAGTAAGAACCCTGTAACAAGCTATGACCAGGCCAAGTCAGAACTCAAAGACCTTCTTAAAAAGGCCGTAGCTGACAGAATGATAGCAGATGTTCCTCTTGGAACATTTCTTTCAGGCGGCTTTGATTCAAGCCTTATAACAGCTCTTGCTCAGGACAATTCAACTGAACCTGTAAAGACTTTTTCCATAGGCTTTAATGAAAAGAACTATAATGAAGCCGAGTTTGCTAAGGCAGTAGCAGCGCATCTTGGCACTGATCATACAGAACTCTATATCGATGAAAAAGAGATGTTTGATCAGATCGAAGATATGGCAAAGTACTATGATGAACCCTTTGCTGATTCATCACAGATTCCTTCAATGCTGGTGTCAAAGCTTGCAAGACAGAAGGTAACAGTAGCCTTGTCAGGAGACGGCGGCGATGAGTTTTTCTGCGGATACAATATCTACGCAGATCTTGCACTTGCAAGAAAGCTGGATCTTCTTGGCAATATAGCATATGGAGTAGGCCAGATACCTTTGGGATCCGGCACTAAGCTTCTTGATAAGTATCCATTTAAAGTCAGAGTTATTGCAGAAAATCACAACAAGGAAACCAAGAGCCAGCTCTCATCAGAAGGATATGTAAGAGCAGCCATGGCTTTTATGAATAACGAAGAAGGCCTTCCTTGTAAATATCCTGTTGAATCTTCCTATCCGGGAAGTAACTGGCAGATAAAGAGAATGCTCCTTGATATGGATACATACCTTCCGGGAGACATCCTTTGCAAGATGGACAGAGCATCCATGAAGTATTCTCTTGAGAACAGATGCCCTATAATGGACACAGCAGTAATGGAGTATTCTTTCAGGATCCCTCACGAGTATAAATATTTTAAGGGAGATAAGAAGCATATCCTTAAGGATATAGCATATGATTATATCCCACGTGATCTTCTTGACAGACCTAAGGTTGGTTTCGGTGTACCGCTTGATAAGTGGATGAGAGGACCTTTGAAAGAGAAGCTCCTTAGCTACGCGAGCTCAGATTACCTTAAGAAGCAGGGCTTATTTGATCCTGCATATGTCAATAAGTTCATTGGCGATTACCTCACAAATGGAGATGGAGGTAGAGCTTCAGGAAGAAATTATTCTGGCATAGCATGGAGCTTCTTCGTATTCCAGCAGTGGTATCAGTACTTTGGATTATGA